Within Caulobacter segnis, the genomic segment CAGGTTCGGGAAGGCCAGGGCGGCGTTGTAGGCGTCGGCCGCCGGCGTGGCGCTGGCCCCCATCCGGTACGAGACCGCCAGGTCCCGCGCGAAGCCCATGAACCGGCTGACCAGGGTCAGGCCGGAATAGATGGCGGACGACTTGAGCAGGCCCCCGCCCTTCTTGGGCGCAGGCGTGATGTCTTCGGCGGGAGCGGGGGGGACGGCGTCGGTCACTCGCGGCTTCTGAGGTCTCGGCGGGGAAGCGTCAAGGGCGGCGTCGAACACCCCTCCCCTCGCCGGACGACGCCCCCTTGCGGGAGACCGCTCGGCGCGCTAAACACTGAACTAGATGGTTCAGTTTATGACAGCCCGCCTCGACGCCTCCTTCGCCGCGCTCTCGGACGCCACGCGACGCGGCGTGCTTGAGCAGCTCGGCCGAGGTGACGCCTCGATCACCGAGCTCGCCGGCCGCTTCGACATGACCCTGACAGGGATGAAGAAGCACGTCGGCGTCCTGGAACAGGCGGGCCTGGTCACCACCGAGAAGGTCGGTCGCGTGCGGACCTGCAGGCTCGGCCAGCGCGGCTTCCAAGAGGAAATCGCCTGGATCGAGGAGCGCCACCGAATCTGGAGCATGCGCTTCGACGCGCTGGACGAGGTCATCGAGGCCTTGAAGCGAAGGGAGAAAGCCGATGGGTGAACGCGTGAGTGACGGCCGCACGACGGTCGAACGGACCTCCGATCGCGAACTGGTCGTGACGAGGATCTTCAACGGCCCGGTCCGGATGGTATTCGACGCCTGGACCAAGGCCGAGCTGTTCCAACTGTGGTGGGCCCCGAAGTCCAGCGGCGTGCCGATGCTGTCCTGCGAGATGGATGTGCGCACCGGCGGCGGCTATCGCGTCGTCTTCGGGAAGGACGCCGACAATTCCATGGCCTTCTACGGCAAGTACCTGGAGGTGACGCCGCCGTCGCGGCTCGTCTGGACCAATGACGAAGGCGAAGAGGGCGCCGTCACCACGGTGACCTTCGAAAACGAAGGCGACGACAGGACGCTGCTGGTCCTGCAGGAGCTCTATCCCTCCAAGGAAGCGCTCGACGAGTCCTTCGTCGGGATGGAAGACGCGATGCCCGAGCAGTTCGCGCAGCTGGACGACCTGCTCGCCACCCTGGGCGCGAGGTAGCGCCGCCCCGCCGGGCGCGGACCCTAGCGCGCCACGCTGGCGCGCGCCCGGCGCAAGCCCGCGCGCGCCGCCGGGGCGGTGGCCTCGTTCTGCTCCAGCGCCGCCAGCAGGTCGGCCTTCAGGGCGTTGACCTTGCGGGTCTCGGTGACCTTTCCGCCCTGCGAGGTCTGGACGTAGAAGGCGTCGACGGCCCGCTCGCCATAGCCGTCGATATGGGCCGACTGGATCGAAAGGCCGCTCTCGGCGAGGGTCTTGGCCAGGGCGTGCAGCAGGCCCGGCCGATCACGGCCCGAGGCCTCAACCACCGTGGCGTCGTTGGAGGCCTCGTTGTCGACCACCACGGTCGGGGCGATCGCGAAGGCGGCGGCGCGCGACTGCTCGGCGCCCCGGCGCGGCTCGACCGCCAGGGTCTCGCCTCGGCCGGCGGCCTCCAGCGCGTCGGCCAGGCGGCGCAGAGCCCGGGGATTCTCGCAGCCCAGCGGCGCGCCGGTCACGTCCTGCACATAGAACACGTCCAGAGCCTGGCCCTGGCGGGAGGTGAAGACCCGCGCCCCGACGACATTGCCGCCCAGCGACGAGATGGCCAGGGCCAGATCGGCGAACAGGCCGCGCCGGTCCTTGGCCGCGACGACGATCTCGGCGGCGTTCTGGCCCGAGCGCACCCGCCCCTCGGCGGCGGCCCCGCCCTGGATGGCCGCGCGGCGCGCCAGGGCGGCGTGCTCGAACAGGTCCTCCTGGCTGAAGGCGCTGAAATAGGCGTTTTCCATCGCGGTCGCCCAGCCCATGGCGGCCGGATCGGTCTCCAGCAGCGCCGCGCGGGCGGCCTCGGCGGCGCTCTCCTGGTGGCGCAGGACGTTGGCCGCGGCGTCGCTGCCGCGCCCGCCCCGGAACACCGCCTCGGTGGCGTTGTAGAGCTCGCGCAGCAGCTGGCCCTTCCAGCCGTTCCAGACCCCCGGCCCGACGGCGCGGATGTCGGCGACGGTGATGACCAGCAGCAGGCGCAGGCGTTCGGGGTTCTCGACGATCCGCGCGAAGGCCGCCACGGTGCCGGGATCGGAAACGTCGCGCTTCTGGGCGAAGTCGCTCATGACCAGATGGTTCTCGACCAGCCAGGCGACCAGCTCGACCTTGGTGCGCTCGACGCCCAGGCGCTCGCAGGCGCTGCGGGCGCTACGGGCCCCCGCCTTCTCCTGGCCGCCCACCCCGCCCTTGCCGGTGTCGTGCAGCAGCATGGCCAGGAAAAGCGCTTCGCGGTCCTCGATCAGGGGCATGATCGAAACCGACAGCGGATGATCCTCCACCAGCCGCCCGGCGGCCATGTCGCCGATCACGCCGACGGCCCGCAGGGTGTGCTCGTCCACCGTGTACGAGTGGTACATGTTGAACTGCATCTGGGCCACGACCCGGCCGAACTCCGGCACGAAGCGGCCCAGAACCCCGGCGTCGTTCATCAGGGTCAGGGTGCGATAGCTGCGCTTGCCGCGCGCCAGCAGGTCCAGGAACGCCCGGCAGGCGTCCGGATGGCGACGCACGCGCGAGGTGATCAGCGACAGCGACCGCGTCACCGCCGTGAAAGCGTCGGGATGCAGATCAAGGTCACGCTCGTCGGCGATCTTGAACAGGCGGATCAGGTTGACCGGATCGGCCTCGAAGATCTCCTGGCCGGCGATGTTCAGGCGGCCGTTGTCCTCGAAGAAGCCTTCGACCTCCAGCGCCTTGCGCTTGGGTCGTCCGCCGGGAAGGAACCGCGAGATGCCCTTGGGCTCGTTCTTGAAGTGCTCGGCTTCCAGCTTGGCCGAGAAGGCGCGGGTCAGGGCCCCGACCTCCTTGGCGATCAGGAAGTAGCGGCGCATGAACCGCTCGACCGCCGGCGCGTCGCCCCGGTCGCCATAGCCCATGCGGCGGGCGATCTCGGGCTGCAGGTCGAAGGTCAGCCGCTCTTCCGGCCGGCCCGTCGTGAAGTGCAGGTGGGCGCGCACGGCGTGCAGGAAATCGAAGGCGCGGATGAAGGCCTTGGTCTCGCGGCTGGAGAACACCTCCATCTTGAAGACGTCCTCGGGCCGGTCGACTGGGTGCAGATATTCGGCGATCCACATCAGGGTGTGCAGGTCGCGCAAGCCGCCCTTGCCCTCCTTGACGTTGGGCTCGACCATGTAGCGGCTGGCCCCAGCGCGAGCCTGGCGGTCGTCGCGCTCCTTCAGCTTGGCGGCGACGAACTGGGCGCCCGTGCCCTTCATGACGTCGTCGCGGAAGCGCTTCTTCAGGTCATCGGCCAGGCGCTCGTCGCCGGTCAGGCGACGGGCCTCCAGGATCGAGGTGCGGATCGTGTAGTCTTCCTTCGAGAGGCGCACGCACTCCTCGATGGTCCGCGAGGCGTGGCCGACCTTGAAGCCCAGATCCCACAGCGCATACAGCATGAACTCGATCACGCTCTCGGCGTGCGGCGTCTGCTTGTAGGGCCGCAGGAACAAGAGATCGATGTCCGAGAACGGCGCCAGGGTGCCGCGCCCATAGCCGCCGACGGCCAGCAGGCACAGGCGCTCGCCCTCGGTCGGGTTGCGGGCCCGGAAGACGTGGACCGTCGTGAAGTCATAGAGGGCGGTGATCACCTCGTCGGTGACGCCGCTGATCAGGCGAGCGGTCTCGACGCCGCTGGCCCCGTTCTCCAGCCGCTCTTTGGCGATCATCCGGCCGCGAAACAGCGCCTGCTTGAGGATCTCGATGGCGCGGGCGCGCTGCTCGGCCTCGTTGCCGATGGAATCCAGGGCGGCGGCCGAAAGGCGCGCTCTGAGCGCGTGACCGTCGACGACGTGTTCCAGGCGGGTGGGGCGAAGGCGACGGGGCATGTTGACTATATGGGTACCACAGCGTGACAGCGAAAAGTGGAAGCCGGTTTTCGCGACCGTCACGCTGCCACTAATGACTCTAGGTCTTCAGCAGACCCTTAAGACGATAGAGTGCTTCCAGGGCCTCGCGCGGGCTCATGCCGTCAACGTCGAGGTCGCTCAGCGTGTCCTCGACGACGCTGGGCGCCGCTTTGGCGGGCGCCGGAGCCGCCGCCTGGCTGACGGCGAACAGCGGCAGGTCGTCCAGCTTGGCCGGCGACTGGTCCTTGCTCTCCAGGCGATCCAGAACCTCGCGGGCGCGGTGGACGACCGGACCGGGCACCCCAGCCAGCTTGGCCACCTGCACGCCGTACGAGCGGTCGGCCGGGCCGGGCGCGGCCTCGTGCAGGAAGACGAGGTCGCCGTTCCACTCCTTGGCCCGCAGGGAGAGGTTAGAGACGAAACTCATCCGCTCCTCCAGGGTCGCCAGCTCATGATAGTGCGTGGCGAACAGGGCGCGGCTCTTGTTGGTGTCGTGCAGGGCCTCGGCGCAGGCCCAGGCGATGGCCAGGCCGTCATAGGTGGCCGTGCCCCGGCCGATCTCGTCCAGGATGACCAGGCTGCGTGGGCCGGCCTGGGTCAGGATGGCGGCCGTCTCGACCATCTCCATCATGAAGGTCGAGCGGCCCCGGGCCAGATCATCGCCAGCCCCGACGCGGCTGAACAGGCGATCGACCACGCCCAGGCGGAAGCTGGCGGCAGGCACATAGCAGCCCGACTGCGCCAGGATCGCCAGCAGGGCGTTCTGGCGCAGGAAGGTCGACTTACCGGCCATGTTCGGGCCGGTGACGATCGACAGCCGCGCGCCGGTCTCGCCGGACGCATCCAGGCAGCAATCGTTGGGGGTATAGGGATCGCCGGCGCGCTTGACGGCGGCTTCGACCACCGGGTGGCGGGCGCCCTTGGCGTCGAAGGCGTAGGAGGCGTCGACGATCGGCCGCACCGCGCCGGCGTCCTCGGCCCATTCGGCCAGCGCCGAAGCGACGTCCAGGCGGGCCAGGGCCTCGGCCGCGATCTGGATGGCGTCGGCCAGCATGCGGGCCTGTTCGCGCCAGTCCTCGAAGGCGGCGACCTCCATGGCCAGGGCCCGCTCGGCGGCCTGGGCGATGCGGGCGTCCAGGTCGGCCAGCTCGACCGTAGTGAAGCGCACCTGGTTGGCCAGGGTCTGGCGGTGGATGAAGGTGGCGTTCAGCGGCGGCTGGAACAGTGGGTCAGCCTTGCCGGCCGTGGCCTCGACGAAATAGCCCAATACACCGTTGTGGCGAATCTTCAGCGGCACGCCGCTCTCGGCGGTCAGCTGGGCCTCCAGGGCGACGATGATCTTGCGGCTGTCGTCGCGCAAGCCCCGGGCCTGGTCCAGCTCCGGACGGATCCCGGCGGCGACGAAGCCGCCGTCGCGGGCCAGGGCCGGCAGGTCGGGGCCCAGGCCCTGCTCCAGGATGTTCAGATATTGCGACAGGCCCTCGTGAAGCGACGGGGTCAGGGCCTTGAAGGCGTGCTCGAGTTCGAACGGCGGCGGCGACAGCGGATCGGGCGAGCCGCCCGCCATGCCGGCCAGGCGCTCGCCGACTTTCAGGGTGTCGCGCAGGCAGCCCAGATCGCGCGGCCCGCCCCGGCCGAGGGCCAGACGGGACAGCGCGCGGGCCATGTCGCCGGCGCCCTTCAGCACCTCGCGCAGGCGCTGGCGCAGCTGGCGATGCTCGACGAACCACTCGACGGCGTCCAGGCGCTGGTCGATGGCGGCCACGTCCAGCAGTGGCCGCG encodes:
- a CDS encoding SRPBCC family protein, with translation MGERVSDGRTTVERTSDRELVVTRIFNGPVRMVFDAWTKAELFQLWWAPKSSGVPMLSCEMDVRTGGGYRVVFGKDADNSMAFYGKYLEVTPPSRLVWTNDEGEEGAVTTVTFENEGDDRTLLVLQELYPSKEALDESFVGMEDAMPEQFAQLDDLLATLGAR
- a CDS encoding ArsR/SmtB family transcription factor, encoding MVQFMTARLDASFAALSDATRRGVLEQLGRGDASITELAGRFDMTLTGMKKHVGVLEQAGLVTTEKVGRVRTCRLGQRGFQEEIAWIEERHRIWSMRFDALDEVIEALKRREKADG
- a CDS encoding [protein-PII] uridylyltransferase, encoding MPRRLRPTRLEHVVDGHALRARLSAAALDSIGNEAEQRARAIEILKQALFRGRMIAKERLENGASGVETARLISGVTDEVITALYDFTTVHVFRARNPTEGERLCLLAVGGYGRGTLAPFSDIDLLFLRPYKQTPHAESVIEFMLYALWDLGFKVGHASRTIEECVRLSKEDYTIRTSILEARRLTGDERLADDLKKRFRDDVMKGTGAQFVAAKLKERDDRQARAGASRYMVEPNVKEGKGGLRDLHTLMWIAEYLHPVDRPEDVFKMEVFSSRETKAFIRAFDFLHAVRAHLHFTTGRPEERLTFDLQPEIARRMGYGDRGDAPAVERFMRRYFLIAKEVGALTRAFSAKLEAEHFKNEPKGISRFLPGGRPKRKALEVEGFFEDNGRLNIAGQEIFEADPVNLIRLFKIADERDLDLHPDAFTAVTRSLSLITSRVRRHPDACRAFLDLLARGKRSYRTLTLMNDAGVLGRFVPEFGRVVAQMQFNMYHSYTVDEHTLRAVGVIGDMAAGRLVEDHPLSVSIMPLIEDREALFLAMLLHDTGKGGVGGQEKAGARSARSACERLGVERTKVELVAWLVENHLVMSDFAQKRDVSDPGTVAAFARIVENPERLRLLLVITVADIRAVGPGVWNGWKGQLLRELYNATEAVFRGGRGSDAAANVLRHQESAAEAARAALLETDPAAMGWATAMENAYFSAFSQEDLFEHAALARRAAIQGGAAAEGRVRSGQNAAEIVVAAKDRRGLFADLALAISSLGGNVVGARVFTSRQGQALDVFYVQDVTGAPLGCENPRALRRLADALEAAGRGETLAVEPRRGAEQSRAAAFAIAPTVVVDNEASNDATVVEASGRDRPGLLHALAKTLAESGLSIQSAHIDGYGERAVDAFYVQTSQGGKVTETRKVNALKADLLAALEQNEATAPAARAGLRRARASVAR
- the mutS gene encoding DNA mismatch repair protein MutS — encoded protein: MNAHTTPTPAAQLDPTGATPVMQQFFEMKARQPDALIFFRMGDFYELFFEDAYKAAAALGISQTFRGTHAGQPIPMAGVPQHAAEAYLSKLIRMGFKVAVCEQMEDPAEAKKRGSKSVVRRDIVRVVTPGTLTEDGLLDARGANRLAAVAVRAGQAAVASVELSTGEVEVFALAKEAVAPILAALAPSETLVADRLLSDDSLSQTLKICGGLVQPMPSALSEPQASEQRVKRLYGVDTLDGFGGLTPAEIGALGLIAAHLEMTQAGKLPALRAPRRAADADVMAIDPATRGSLEIDRTQTGDRNGSLLACIDRTVTAGGARMLASRLARPLLDVAAIDQRLDAVEWFVEHRQLRQRLREVLKGAGDMARALSRLALGRGGPRDLGCLRDTLKVGERLAGMAGGSPDPLSPPPFELEHAFKALTPSLHEGLSQYLNILEQGLGPDLPALARDGGFVAAGIRPELDQARGLRDDSRKIIVALEAQLTAESGVPLKIRHNGVLGYFVEATAGKADPLFQPPLNATFIHRQTLANQVRFTTVELADLDARIAQAAERALAMEVAAFEDWREQARMLADAIQIAAEALARLDVASALAEWAEDAGAVRPIVDASYAFDAKGARHPVVEAAVKRAGDPYTPNDCCLDASGETGARLSIVTGPNMAGKSTFLRQNALLAILAQSGCYVPAASFRLGVVDRLFSRVGAGDDLARGRSTFMMEMVETAAILTQAGPRSLVILDEIGRGTATYDGLAIAWACAEALHDTNKSRALFATHYHELATLEERMSFVSNLSLRAKEWNGDLVFLHEAAPGPADRSYGVQVAKLAGVPGPVVHRAREVLDRLESKDQSPAKLDDLPLFAVSQAAAPAPAKAAPSVVEDTLSDLDVDGMSPREALEALYRLKGLLKT